Proteins encoded together in one Burkholderiales bacterium window:
- a CDS encoding amino acid ABC transporter permease, producing MIRPFGIDEILFLIQSAGWTLVLTVVAMALGGALALVVALARVARIRAVRELARAWIGVIQGVPVLMLLFLSYYGLSYAGFELPPIVAASISLSLYASAYLGEIWRGAIESVPRQQWEASASLALSRAQQYRYVILPQSVRIALPPTVGFLVQLVKNTSIVSIVSVVELTRAGQLINNVTFQPFKVFAVVALIYLAICYPMSRASRNLEGRFRVHRVG from the coding sequence ATGATCCGGCCCTTCGGCATCGACGAGATCCTGTTCCTGATCCAGTCCGCCGGCTGGACGCTGGTGCTGACCGTCGTCGCCATGGCGCTCGGGGGAGCGCTGGCGCTGGTCGTCGCGCTCGCGCGCGTCGCCCGGATCCGCGCGGTGCGCGAACTGGCGCGCGCCTGGATCGGCGTGATCCAGGGCGTGCCGGTGCTGATGCTGCTGTTCCTGTCCTACTACGGCCTGTCCTACGCGGGTTTCGAACTCCCGCCGATCGTCGCGGCCTCGATCTCGCTGTCGCTCTACGCGAGCGCCTACCTGGGCGAGATCTGGCGCGGGGCGATCGAGTCGGTACCGCGGCAGCAGTGGGAGGCCTCCGCCTCGCTCGCGCTGTCGCGCGCCCAGCAGTACCGCTACGTGATCCTGCCGCAGTCGGTGCGCATCGCGCTGCCGCCCACCGTCGGCTTCCTGGTCCAGCTCGTGAAGAACACCTCGATCGTGTCGATCGTGAGCGTGGTCGAACTGACGCGTGCGGGCCAGTTGATCAACAACGTCACCTTCCAGCCGTTCAAGGTGTTCGCCGTGGTCGCGCTGATCTATCTCGCGATCTGCTATCCGATGTCGCGCGCAAGCCGCAATCTGGAGGGGAGATTCCGTGTCCATCGTGTCGGTTGA
- a CDS encoding amino acid ABC transporter ATP-binding protein, with product MSIVSVEDVHKRFGDNEVLKGVSLEVEAGAVVALLGRSGSGKSTLLRCLNGLETVDRGRIEVAGHVMDHHPAKLRALRRDVGIVFQSFNLFPHLTVGENIMLAPTIVKHGSRDEARQVAEETLSRIGLLDKIDAYPDSLSGGQQQRAAIARSLAMKPKVMLFDEVTSALDPQLTEEVLSVIENLARDGMTMLLVTHEMNFARRVADVVVFMNEGRVWEIGASASLFATPATAEFRQFLASSLK from the coding sequence GTGTCCATCGTGTCGGTTGAGGACGTCCACAAGCGCTTCGGCGACAACGAGGTGCTGAAGGGCGTCTCGCTCGAAGTGGAGGCGGGAGCCGTGGTCGCGCTGCTCGGTCGCAGCGGCTCGGGCAAGAGCACGCTGCTGCGTTGCCTCAACGGACTCGAGACCGTCGACCGCGGCCGCATCGAGGTCGCCGGTCACGTCATGGACCACCACCCGGCGAAGCTCCGCGCGCTGCGACGCGACGTCGGCATCGTGTTCCAGAGCTTCAACCTGTTTCCGCATCTCACGGTCGGCGAGAACATCATGCTCGCCCCGACCATCGTCAAGCACGGCTCGCGCGACGAGGCGCGGCAGGTCGCCGAGGAAACGCTCTCGCGCATCGGGCTCCTCGACAAGATCGACGCCTATCCGGACAGCCTGTCCGGCGGGCAGCAGCAGCGGGCGGCGATCGCGCGCTCGCTCGCGATGAAGCCCAAGGTGATGCTGTTCGACGAAGTCACCTCCGCGCTCGACCCGCAGCTCACCGAGGAGGTGCTGTCGGTGATCGAGAATCTCGCGCGCGACGGCATGACGATGCTGCTGGTCACCCACGAGATGAACTTCGCCCGGCGCGTCGCGGACGTCGTGGTCTTCATGAACGAGGGCCGCGTGTGGGAGATCGGGGCGTCGGCGAGCCTGTTCGCGACCCCCGCCACCGCGGAGTTCCGCCAGTTCCTCGCGAGTTCGCTCAAGTAG